The following proteins are co-located in the Peromyscus maniculatus bairdii isolate BWxNUB_F1_BW_parent chromosome 23, HU_Pman_BW_mat_3.1, whole genome shotgun sequence genome:
- the LOC143270620 gene encoding phospholipase A2-like, which translates to MIKCLPRITGIDPLLDYNNYGCYCGLGSQALRVSAEDPAGRDNWRPMGGSGTWRSVEHCHTSGQACLGVGPQWKTAPRVKFQSVIAMEPPAQLIKLLLLVALLTAGATAHSISRRSLWQFNNVIKCTIPVSHPLLEYSNYGCYCGFGGSDTPVDELDRCCQTHDNCYGQVMKMESCKFLIDNPYTTSYSYSCSGTEVTCSDKNNPCEAFICNCDREAAICFSQAPYNKENKGIKC; encoded by the exons ATGATCAAGTGCCTCCCCCGCATCACTGGCATTGATCCCTTGTTGGACTACAACAACTATGGCTGCTACTGTGGCTTGGGGTCTCAGGCACTCCG ggtctctgctgaagatcccgctgGCCGGGATAACTGGCGCCCAATGGGGGGCTCTGGAACGTGGAGGAGTGTTGAACATTGTCACACATCAGGGCAGGCCTGCTTAGGAGTTGGACCACAGTGGAAGACGGCACCACGAGTGAAGTTCCAGTCAGTGATCGCCATGGAACCCCCAGCCCAGCT GATAAAACTCCTTCTGCTGGTTGCTCTGCTCACAG CAGGTGCTACTGCACACAGCATCAGCCGTCGGTCTTTGTGGCAGTTCAACAATGTGATCAAGTGCACCATCCCTGTGAGTCATCCCTTGTTGGAATACAGCAACTATGGCTGCTACTGTGGTTTTGGGGGCTCAGACACTCCGGTGGATGAGTTAGACAG GTGCTGCCAGACTCACGACAATTGCTACGGTCAGGTCATGAAGATGGAAAGCTGCAAATTCCTCATAGACAACCCCTACACCACCTCCTACTCATACTCATGCTCTGGGACTGAGGTCACCTGTAGTG aCAAAAACAACCCCTGTGAGGCCTTCATCTGCAACTGTGACCGCGAGGCTGCCATCTGCTTCTCACAGGCTCCATACAACAAGGAGAACAAAGGCATTAAGTGTTAG